Proteins from one Physeter macrocephalus isolate SW-GA chromosome 16, ASM283717v5, whole genome shotgun sequence genomic window:
- the OOSP1 gene encoding LOW QUALITY PROTEIN: putative oocyte-secreted protein 1 homolog (The sequence of the model RefSeq protein was modified relative to this genomic sequence to represent the inferred CDS: inserted 1 base in 1 codon; substituted 2 bases at 2 genomic stop codons) — MAYEIEIQKCKFSSATQFYQISKVGLRLRGLFLLFSLTWTCAGDWSAVRVXHSYFWFYAKIXPTLFHNLYMNPNEAFLGDDCLVTCTSLDAHYEFFYYSHNCGIITKTLQETLLLKTIIKYISSNSEDTAEMLLSCVVTKXACMYPFLNEAESVDNETSSEDTEVASAMQPQ; from the exons aaatgcaaattctcaagtGCCACTCAGTTTTACCAAATCAGTAAGGTGGGGCTCAGATTAAGAgggctctttctccttttctctttgacATGGACTTGTGCTGGGGATTGGTCAG CTGTGCGAGTATGACACAGCTACTTTTGGTTCTATGCCAAGA AACCCACactatttcacaatttgtatatgAACCCCAATGAAGCATTTTTAGGAGATGACTGCCTTGTAACCTGCACTTCACTGGATGCTCATTATGAGTTTTTCTACTATTCTCATAACTGTGGCATCATAACCAAA ACTTTGCAGGAGACTCTTCTGCTTAAAACTATAATCAAGTATATCTCAAGTAACTCTGAAGACACAGCTGAAATGCTACTGTCATGTGTTGTTACAAAATGAGCATG CAtgtatccatttttaaatgaagcagaaaGTGTAGATAATGAAACCAGCTCTGAAGACACAGAAGTTGCTTCTGCAATGCAGCCACAGTAA